The DNA sequence CTCTTCGAGGTGGTCGTCGCCCCACCGCACGTCGTGGCAGCCCAGCCGCAGCGCGCCACCGTCGGCCAGCGTGCCACGCAGACTTCCGGTCCGGGGCAGCACCTTGCCCCGGAACACACTGCTGATCTCGGTGAGGTCGCAGCGGAACCAGCGGGCCCCGGCGCGCCAGGCCGCCTGCGGCGGCACCAGCACGGTCATGTCGAGCAGGCCGTGCTGCCAGATGTCGCCGAGGAACTCGGCGGCCCGGGCATCGCACTCGACGCGGGCCGTCTCGCGGGCCGGGACATTGCCCACCGGGGCGGTCGTCCGTTGCGCGTCGGCACCGGTGAAGGTGCCGACGTGGGCCGTCTCGACCAGGTGCAACTCGTCGCAGTCGACCGGACGGTAGTGCTTGCCGCTGCCCGAGGCAGCCTCGGCGCGGTGGCAGGTGCCGGCCTGCGGGACGAAGACGGTCGGCTCGTCGAACCCGGCCCAACCGTCGGTGAGGGTGCCGTCGGTCCCCGGCGGCGGTGCCGCACAGCCGGCCGTCACGGCCAGCGACGCGGCGGCCAGCAGCGCGACCATCCTGGCCGGTAAAGGCTGCCAGATCATTGGAATCTGCCGCTTCACCGGTACTGGATGGGCAGGGCGCGCGAGCCGCCGTCGCGCACCGAACCGGTCAACAGCGGGTCGGCCCGCCAGGCGAAGCAGCGGATCGTCCTGTCGCCCTCCGCCCAGTCCAGGACGTCGGAGTAGGTGTAGATGGTGCCCACCCGGTACTGCAGGTCGCCGTTGTTCGGCACCTTCGCGTAGTCGGCCACCACTTTGCGGCACCGGGTGTGAACCCGATCGTCGTTCAACTCCACCTCGTCGTACCCCAGTTTGTCTTCCACGTAGGTGCCGGCGAACTCGGCCTGGTGTGGGGAGTCACAGTCCAGCGGCTCGGTCAGCGGCTCGTCGTCGACACCGACCGCCGCCGAGTCGTAGCAGGTCAGGCGCAGTGGATGACCGGGTACGTCGAGCGCACCCGCGATGGTGCCGTACCAGAGG is a window from the Solwaraspora sp. WMMD792 genome containing:
- a CDS encoding septum formation family protein, with protein sequence MVALLAAASLAVTAGCAAPPPGTDGTLTDGWAGFDEPTVFVPQAGTCHRAEAASGSGKHYRPVDCDELHLVETAHVGTFTGADAQRTTAPVGNVPARETARVECDARAAEFLGDIWQHGLLDMTVLVPPQAAWRAGARWFRCDLTEISSVFRGKVLPRTGSLRGTLADGGALRLGCHDVRWGDDHLEELEPVDCDRPHHGEFVGAFDGGALPGGWPGDEAIQERCLRMIADYADLPVDEDLPYRVATFWFRTGNPSVWEGDLRVRCFLYVPDFTTPLVRSAKGGGPGLFPVW